A genomic stretch from Hydrogenimonas urashimensis includes:
- a CDS encoding plasminogen-binding N-terminal domain-containing protein, with translation MIRTLLFLFLACTLSLMAAGEPRTVTAALENVKDDSATVPVGNIPVGVSGIVIHAYDQTHKAILASVIVTAGDKNSATLKLLPYRGLRQPNLPTIKTKPQNGDMVILGYLYDRALPIVPNQKSLEKAKESFPKLHLIHPDLFAAELAKDKSPLPSKKHFKRICEKMHLGIVMFMFKDGTDFIDCVSWVKVGDAHVTSVDANHFKQPFFNRFEEIPSPFYDWTEYKIGDFDRFYRKMESEK, from the coding sequence ATGATACGCACCCTTTTGTTTCTCTTTCTCGCCTGCACCCTTTCCCTGATGGCCGCAGGAGAGCCCCGTACCGTTACAGCGGCTCTGGAAAATGTCAAAGACGACAGCGCAACGGTGCCGGTCGGCAACATCCCCGTCGGCGTAAGCGGTATCGTCATTCACGCTTACGACCAGACCCACAAGGCGATTCTGGCATCGGTCATTGTCACCGCCGGCGACAAAAATTCGGCAACCCTGAAACTGCTGCCCTATCGAGGGCTGCGACAGCCCAACCTTCCCACGATCAAGACAAAACCGCAAAACGGCGACATGGTCATTCTGGGTTACCTCTACGACCGTGCCCTGCCGATCGTTCCCAACCAGAAATCCCTAGAAAAGGCGAAAGAGAGTTTCCCAAAACTGCACCTCATCCACCCCGACCTCTTCGCCGCCGAACTTGCCAAGGACAAATCACCGCTCCCCTCCAAAAAACATTTCAAAAGAATCTGCGAAAAGATGCATCTGGGTATCGTCATGTTCATGTTCAAAGACGGTACCGACTTTATCGACTGCGTCAGCTGGGTCAAAGTGGGCGATGCTCACGTGACATCGGTGGATGCGAACCATTTCAAGCAGCCCTTTTTCAACCGTTTCGAGGAGATTCCCTCTCCTT
- a CDS encoding peptidoglycan DD-metalloendopeptidase family protein, whose protein sequence is MRNTLVILVFAITLLHASVVEKKAWPQGESFLHFLDHHGMPQSIYWNLDKEDKELCEEIRAGVSYYVMSDDNGSAIEQVLIPINEELQIHLAKDGESYRFELIPVAYQEITDLFSLAIERSPYQDIISATNNRPLAHAFVDAFKNSFDFTRLRKGDRLAVVYKEKLRLGRPFGLPKIEAAMIEKRKKPYYLFRFKDRYYDEKGREVEGFLFRKPVNHVRITSRFTLRRWHPVLHRYRAHLGVDFGGRTGTPIYAAADGRIIFAGRLGGYGNVIKIRHRDGFMTLYAHMHRFRRGMRRGKYVKKGQVIGYIGSTGMSTGPHLHFGLYKNGRPINPLGVIKVTKKSLYGKRRKEFLNYAAIMKEKLQNAVASNACPVRLDDLSRSKYCIDEIDINGSVGG, encoded by the coding sequence ATGCGAAACACTCTTGTCATCCTTGTTTTTGCCATCACGCTCCTGCACGCTTCCGTCGTTGAGAAAAAAGCATGGCCCCAGGGGGAGAGCTTCCTCCATTTTCTCGACCATCACGGCATGCCCCAGTCGATCTACTGGAATCTGGACAAAGAGGACAAGGAGCTTTGCGAAGAGATCCGTGCGGGCGTCTCCTACTACGTGATGAGCGACGACAACGGATCCGCGATCGAGCAGGTTCTCATTCCGATCAACGAAGAGCTTCAGATCCATCTGGCAAAAGATGGCGAAAGCTACCGGTTCGAACTGATTCCTGTCGCCTATCAGGAGATTACCGATCTGTTTTCTCTCGCGATCGAGCGTTCGCCCTACCAGGATATCATCTCGGCGACCAACAACAGGCCGCTGGCCCACGCCTTCGTCGACGCTTTCAAGAACAGCTTCGATTTCACGAGACTCCGCAAAGGTGACAGACTGGCGGTCGTCTACAAAGAGAAGCTGCGGCTCGGCCGTCCTTTCGGGCTGCCGAAAATCGAAGCGGCGATGATCGAAAAACGGAAAAAACCGTACTACCTTTTTCGTTTCAAAGACCGCTACTACGATGAGAAGGGACGGGAAGTCGAGGGATTTCTCTTCAGGAAGCCCGTCAACCACGTCCGCATCACTTCCCGTTTCACTTTGCGCCGGTGGCATCCGGTGCTGCACCGATACCGGGCCCATCTGGGAGTCGATTTCGGCGGACGAACCGGTACGCCGATTTATGCGGCGGCGGATGGCCGTATCATCTTCGCCGGACGGCTCGGCGGATACGGCAATGTGATCAAAATCCGCCACCGTGACGGCTTCATGACGCTTTATGCCCATATGCACAGGTTTCGGCGCGGAATGCGGCGGGGAAAATATGTCAAAAAGGGGCAGGTGATCGGCTATATCGGTTCAACGGGCATGAGCACCGGTCCGCACCTGCATTTCGGTCTTTACAAAAACGGTCGGCCCATCAATCCGCTCGGCGTGATCAAGGTGACGAAAAAGAGTCTCTACGGCAAAAGACGCAAAGAGTTTCTCAACTACGCGGCGATTATGAAAGAGAAACTGCAAAATGCGGTGGCATCAAACGCGTGCCCGGTGCGTTTGGACGATCTATCACGGTCAAAATACTGCATCGACGAGATCGATATCAACGGAAGTGTCGGCGGATGA
- a CDS encoding NUDIX domain-containing protein, which produces MIEEFRIEPLETSHFVRPALVRYRQNGTMKSWEIIRAHDSVAILIFDKEKEAFVLVRQFRPAVYLQNSDGYTFELCAGIVDKESSLLQIAKEEIYEECGYDVPLERIEKITSFYTSVGFAGSKQTLYYAEVDSTMKAHAGGGIEMEEIEVIELPVAKARDFMFDESLVKTPGLLFAFMWFFSTKS; this is translated from the coding sequence ATGATCGAAGAGTTCCGCATCGAGCCGCTTGAGACATCACATTTCGTCCGCCCCGCCCTGGTGCGATACCGGCAGAACGGCACAATGAAGAGCTGGGAGATCATCCGCGCCCACGACAGTGTGGCGATTCTGATCTTCGACAAAGAGAAAGAGGCGTTCGTTCTGGTCAGACAGTTCAGGCCCGCCGTCTATCTTCAAAACTCGGATGGATATACATTCGAACTGTGTGCCGGCATCGTGGACAAGGAGAGTTCGCTTCTGCAGATCGCCAAAGAGGAGATCTACGAGGAGTGCGGCTACGATGTCCCTCTGGAGCGGATCGAAAAGATTACGTCGTTTTACACCTCCGTCGGATTCGCCGGGTCAAAACAGACCCTTTACTATGCCGAAGTGGATTCGACGATGAAAGCTCATGCCGGCGGAGGTATCGAAATGGAGGAGATCGAGGTGATCGAACTTCCGGTCGCAAAGGCGCGGGATTTCATGTTCGACGAATCGCTGGTCAAAACGCCGGGCCTGCTTTTCGCTTTCATGTGGTTTTTTTCAACTAAAAGTTAA
- a CDS encoding carbon-nitrogen hydrolase produces the protein MKTALIQQCWRADKSAMVEETAARIAEAAKHGAQLVVLQELHQGRYFCQHEDTALFDLAESFGEDTAFWSRVAQKNGVVLVTSLFEKRTAGLYHNTAVVFEKDGTIAGKYRKMHIPDDPGFYEKFYFTPGDLGFEPVDTSVGRLGVLVCWDQWYPEAARLMALKGAQLLLYPTAIGWFDSDCEEEKRRQLDAWVMVQRGHAVANGLPLVAVNRVGFENDPSGALDGIRFWGNSFACGPQGEMLATASNDKEEILYCDIDLKRSEEVRRWWPFLRDRRIDAYEGLLKRFID, from the coding sequence ATGAAGACGGCTCTGATCCAGCAGTGCTGGCGCGCAGACAAATCCGCCATGGTGGAAGAGACGGCGGCCCGGATCGCCGAGGCGGCGAAACATGGGGCCCAACTGGTTGTCCTTCAGGAGCTTCACCAGGGGCGCTACTTCTGCCAGCACGAAGATACGGCGCTTTTTGATCTGGCCGAAAGCTTTGGGGAAGATACGGCATTCTGGAGCAGAGTAGCACAAAAAAACGGCGTCGTGCTGGTCACTTCACTCTTCGAAAAACGCACAGCCGGCCTCTACCACAACACGGCCGTCGTTTTCGAAAAAGACGGAACCATTGCGGGAAAATACAGAAAGATGCACATTCCCGACGATCCGGGTTTTTATGAAAAATTCTACTTCACGCCGGGCGATCTCGGTTTCGAACCCGTCGACACCTCCGTCGGACGGCTCGGCGTTTTGGTCTGCTGGGACCAATGGTACCCCGAAGCGGCTAGGCTCATGGCGCTCAAAGGGGCGCAGTTGCTTCTCTATCCCACCGCCATTGGCTGGTTCGACAGCGATTGCGAAGAGGAGAAGCGCCGCCAGCTGGATGCCTGGGTCATGGTACAGCGGGGACATGCCGTGGCCAACGGACTCCCGCTGGTCGCCGTGAACAGAGTCGGGTTCGAAAACGATCCAAGCGGCGCACTGGACGGCATCCGGTTCTGGGGCAACAGCTTCGCCTGCGGCCCCCAGGGAGAGATGCTGGCCACCGCGTCCAACGATAAGGAGGAGATTCTCTACTGCGACATCGACCTGAAAAGAAGCGAAGAGGTGCGTCGCTGGTGGCCTTTTCTAAGAGACCGGCGCATCGACGCCTATGAAGGGTTGTTGAAGCGATTTATTGATTGA